The genomic window AAAGAGCATGAAATCGAAGGTGGTGGATTGCTCTTAGTAGAGCCGGAGGTGAAAACCAAAAGGCCGCCATACTTTAAGGTGGTGTTGCTGAACGATGATTATACACCGATGGATTTCGTAGTCTTGATTCTAAAAGACGTTTTCCATCGTTCTCATGGAGAAGCAGTGAGCATCATGCTTGAGGTTCACCAAAAAGGTGAGGGCATTTGTGGTGTTTACACTCGCGATGTCGCGGAAACCAAAGCTGAAGAAACAATGTCTCTTTCTCGTCAGCAGGAATATCCGCTTCAGTGTCGGGTGGAAAAAGAATAGTGACATAAGTATCTGAACGGTTTGATTCTTTAACTTCTAATCTATCGGATAACTTAATTCGCAAAGTAACTGCCAACGGGAGAATAGTCTATGCTATCTAAGAATCTGGAAATCAGTCTGCATCGTGCCTTAGCGACAGCTAAAAAATATAGCCACGAATATGCTACTCTTGAGCATTTGCTTTACTCGCTGATTGATGATCCGGACGCGGTATCAGTAATGCGCGGTTGTGGTATCAATGTTAAGGATATAAAAAGAAATCTTGAAGAATTCATGGAGACTGAGTTAAGCTCACTTGTCATTGACGAGCTAGAGGAATCTCGCCCTACCGCTGGTTTTCAAAGAGTTATTCATCGTGCCGCTATTCATGTTCAGTCCGCTGGTAAGAGTGAGGTAACAGGAGCAAACGTACTTGTGGCTTTGTTTTCGGAACGTGATAGTCACGCTGTGTTCTTTTTACAAGAGCAAGAACTTTCCCGTCTTGATGTGGTAAATTACATATCTCATGGTATAGTTAAATACGATGATAGTGGAAAAATAGCTGAGTGGAAAGGCTTTGACGCTGACGCGGCGGCTGAGTCGCTAGAACGTCCACAAGCATCAAGAGAAAAGGACAAGCAAGACGCTCTTTCTCAATATACTGTTAATCTGAATAAAAAGGCTGAATCCGGCAAAACCGATATTTTGGTAGGTCGTGAGGAAGAGGTGGAGCGTACTATACAGGTGCTTGCCCGTCGCACTAAAAACAACCCGCTTTATGTTGGTGAGGCTGGTGTTGGTAAAACTGCTATCGCTGAAGGTCTAGCCCTTAGAATAGTGCGTGGTGAAGTACCAAAAGTATTGCTTAGCTCGGTTATATTCTCATTAGATATGGGAGCGCTTCTTGCCGGTACCCGCTATCGTGGTGATTTTGAGGAAAGAATGAAGGCGGTGATTAAGGAAATAGAGAAGGTTCCAAATGCTATATTATTTATTGATGAGATTCATACAATAATAGGCGCTGGCTCTACTTCTGGTGGCGCGCTTGACGCTTGTAATCTGCTGAAGCCAGCTTTAGCGCGTGGTGAGTTCCGTTGTATCGGCTCTACCACCTATAAAGAATATAAATCAAGTATAGAAAAAGACCGTGCTCTTGCCCGTCGCTTCCAGAAAATTGATGTTGTTGAGCCTACTATTGAGAACTCAATTAAAATTTTGCGTGGTCTAAAACCATATTATGAGGAACATCACAAAATACGCTATACTAACGGCGCGATAAAAGCGGCGGTTGAGCTTTCCGCTCGCTTTATAAATGACCGTAAATTACCAGACAAGGCAATAGACGTGTTGGACGAGGCGGGAGCGGCTCAGATGTTGCTTCCTGAATCAAAACGTAAACGTAGCATAACTCATCGTGAGATTGAGGATATTGTGGCTAAAATAGCTCGTATGCCTTCTAAAACCGTATCGGCTGATGATAAGGAAGTTCTGCGTAACTTAGAGAAAGAATTGAAACTTGTGGTCTTTGGTCAGGATGAGGCTATTGATACTCTTGCCGCCGCTATTAAAATGTCAAGAGCAGGGCTGCGTGATGAGGAAAAACCAATAGGAAGCTATCTATTTACTGGCCCAACCGGTGTTGGTAAAACTGAGGTCGCTCAACAGCTCGCGGTTGCTATGGGCATGGAGTTGCTACGTTTTGACATGTCCGAATATATGGAAAAACACGCGGTCTCGCGCCTTATCGGCTCACCTCCGGGTTACGTTGGTTTTGATCAAGGTGGTCTGCTTACCGACGCTGTTGATAAATCACCTTATAGCGTTGTCTTGCTTGATGAGATAGAAAAGGCTCATCCTGATATTTATAACATATTGTTACAAGTTATGGATTATGGTCGTCTTTCTGATAATAACGGTAAAATGATCAATTTCCGTAATACTATAATAATTATGACCAGTAACGCTGGAGCGTCTGACGCGGCGCGCGCGCCAGTCGGATTTACCAAAGTTGATAGAGAAGGGGAGGATAAAGAAGCGGTTATTCGCGCTTTCACCCCAGAATTCCGTAATCGCCTAGACGCTATAGTGCCATTTACCCATTTAAGTCCGGAAGTGGTTGGTCATGTGGTAAATAAATTCATCTTCCGCCTAGAGTCACAACTCGCTGATCGTAATATTACGATAAATCTGGATAGTGAGGCTAGAAATTGGCTGATAGAGCGTGGATACGAAAGAGCGAATGGCGCACGTCCTATGGCAAGGCTGATCGCTGAGAAAATTAAAAAACCTCTGGCTAATGAGGTTCTATTCGGTAGCTTATCTAAAGGCGGTGTTGTTGGTGTCAGCGTAAAAGATGGAGAGCTTACCTTTAAGTATGGTAAATCCACTAATCCCACAAAACGTGATATAGACGCTGATGATGAGGAATTGGTTTCTTAACTATGTATTTTGTAGATAAGTACTATAAGTAAATTTTTCTTGCCATACTAGTTAATGCTTGTTAGTCATTCTGAATGAGAAATAAAATTAGAAGTGACTTGGACGAAGTGTTACCTTATCTGC from Rickettsiales bacterium includes these protein-coding regions:
- the clpA gene encoding ATP-dependent Clp protease ATP-binding subunit ClpA; this encodes MLSKNLEISLHRALATAKKYSHEYATLEHLLYSLIDDPDAVSVMRGCGINVKDIKRNLEEFMETELSSLVIDELEESRPTAGFQRVIHRAAIHVQSAGKSEVTGANVLVALFSERDSHAVFFLQEQELSRLDVVNYISHGIVKYDDSGKIAEWKGFDADAAAESLERPQASREKDKQDALSQYTVNLNKKAESGKTDILVGREEEVERTIQVLARRTKNNPLYVGEAGVGKTAIAEGLALRIVRGEVPKVLLSSVIFSLDMGALLAGTRYRGDFEERMKAVIKEIEKVPNAILFIDEIHTIIGAGSTSGGALDACNLLKPALARGEFRCIGSTTYKEYKSSIEKDRALARRFQKIDVVEPTIENSIKILRGLKPYYEEHHKIRYTNGAIKAAVELSARFINDRKLPDKAIDVLDEAGAAQMLLPESKRKRSITHREIEDIVAKIARMPSKTVSADDKEVLRNLEKELKLVVFGQDEAIDTLAAAIKMSRAGLRDEEKPIGSYLFTGPTGVGKTEVAQQLAVAMGMELLRFDMSEYMEKHAVSRLIGSPPGYVGFDQGGLLTDAVDKSPYSVVLLDEIEKAHPDIYNILLQVMDYGRLSDNNGKMINFRNTIIIMTSNAGASDAARAPVGFTKVDREGEDKEAVIRAFTPEFRNRLDAIVPFTHLSPEVVGHVVNKFIFRLESQLADRNITINLDSEARNWLIERGYERANGARPMARLIAEKIKKPLANEVLFGSLSKGGVVGVSVKDGELTFKYGKSTNPTKRDIDADDEELVS
- the clpS gene encoding ATP-dependent Clp protease adapter ClpS, which produces MIIDTKMSGYGDKEHEIEGGGLLLVEPEVKTKRPPYFKVVLLNDDYTPMDFVVLILKDVFHRSHGEAVSIMLEVHQKGEGICGVYTRDVAETKAEETMSLSRQQEYPLQCRVEKE